Proteins from a single region of Larus michahellis chromosome 13, bLarMic1.1, whole genome shotgun sequence:
- the DDX54 gene encoding ATP-dependent RNA helicase DDX54 — protein MAPVRARRQPRGAPVPAPPLPAFPAAEEDDGAEAEPDTRAMVRAQNQKKKKSGGFQSMGLSYPVFKGIMKKGYKVPTPIQRKSIPAILRGRDVVAMARTGSGKTACFLIPMFERLKAPSQAGARALILSPTRELALQTLKFTKELGKFTGLKTALILGGDKMEDQFAALHENPDIIIATPGRLVHVAVEMKLKLHTVEYVVFDEADRLFEMGFAEQLQEIIARLPDCHQTVLFSATLPKLLVEFARAGLTEPMLIRLDVESKLSEQLKLAFFHVRGDDKPAVLLHLLRSVVKPQDQTVVFVATKHHTEYLKELLTAQGIRCTHIYSSLDQTARKINIAKFAQGKCPVLLVTDVAARGLDIPMLDNVINYSFPAKAKLFLHRVGRVARAGRSGTAYSLVAPDEMPYVFDLHLFLGRPLVLAGAQEMPADAGGVLGRVPQSLVDDEECLLLTDHEGSLELRSLRRVADNAHKQYLRSRPGPSPESIKRAKDLDVSQLGIHPLFSARFEDTELERLKMVDSIKTYKSKATIFEINATSRTLASTVMRSKRRHDHALIEKYQRGQQEKRAAALKGQGLCPPCPGPEEGEEEEENLQDVFSTVVGQKRKWDGGGEDGARKKPQQPAQQDNDFYIPYRPKDFESERGLSIGGEGSPFEQQAAGAVLDLMGDENHNLNKSKQLLKWDRKKKRFVGQTGQEDKKKVRTESGRYISSSYKNNLYEKWKQKYKVDERDEDEGHVQGREQFRGKRRRGQGPGQPPAQGKVRSELKNKQQILKQRKKAAKQRFLQSGGLKRLKARNRQRVQELRQMAFGRRVGATKKGKLRKRV, from the exons gtcCCCGCGCCACCGCTGCCCGCCTTCCCTGCCGCCGAGGAGGACGATGGCGCCGAGGCCGAGCCAGACACGCGGGCCATGGTGCGGGCCCAGaaccagaagaagaagaaatccgGGGGCTTCCAGTCCATGG gcCTCAGCTACCCCGTCTTCAAGGGCATCATGAAGAAGGGCTACAAGGTGCCCACCCCCATCCAGAGGaag AGCATCCCCGCCATCCTGCGCGGCCGGGACGTGGTGGCCATGGCACGGACGGGCAGTGGGAAGACGGCGTGCTTCCTCATCCCCATGTTCGAGCGGCTGAAGGCGCCCAGCCAGGCCGGGGCACGCGCCCTCATCCTCTCGCCCACCCGTGAGCTGGCCCTGCAGACCCTGAAGTTCACCAAGGAG ctgggCAAGTTCACGGGCTTGAAGACAGCCCTGATCCTGGGAGGTGACAA GATGGAGGACCAGTTCGCCGCCCTGCACGAGAACCCTGACAT AATCATCGCCACCCCCGGGCGCCTGGTGCACGTGGCAGTGGAGATGAAACTGAAGCTGCACACCGTGGAGTACGTGGTGTTCGACGAGGCTGACAG GCTCTTCGAGATGGGCTTTGCTGAGCAGCTCCAGGAGATCATCGCCCGCCTCCCCGACTGCCACCAGACTGTCCTCTTCTCCGCCACGCTGCCCAAGCTGCTCGTCGAGTTTGCCCGGGCCG GTCTCACCGAGCCCATGCTGATCCGCCTGGATGTGGAGTCCAAGCTCAGCGAGCAGCTCAAG CTGGCTTTCTTCCATGTGCGCGGGGACGACAAACCGGCCGTGCTGCTCCACCTGCTCCGCAGCGTGGTGAAGCCCCAGGACCAGACGGTCGTCTTCGTGGCCACCAAGCACCACACGGAGTATCTCAAGGAG CTGCTGACGGCCCAGGGCATCCGCTGCACACACATCTACAGCTCGCTGGACCAGACCGCCCGCAAGATCAACATCGCCAAGTTCGCCCAGGGCAAATGCCCGGTGCTGCTGGTCACCGATGTGGCTGCCCGCGGGCTCGACATCCCCATGCTGGACAATGTCATCAACTACAGCTTCCCCGCCAAGGCCAAGCTGTTCCTGCATCGCGTCG GTCGTGTGGCCCGAGCTGGCCGGAGCGGCACTGCCTACTCGCTGGTGGCTCCCGATGAGATGCCCTACGTCTTTGACCTCCACCTCTTCCTGGGCCGCCCGCTCGTCCTCGCCGGTGCCCAGGAGATGCCCGCTG ATGCCGGCGGGGTGCTGGGCCGCGTCCCCCAGAGCCTGGTGGACGACGAGGAGTGCCTGCTGCTGACGGACCACGAGGGCTCGCTGGAGCTGCGCAGCCTGCGCCGCGTTGCCGACAACGCCCACAAGCAGTACCTGcggtcccggcccggcccctcgcCCGAGTCCATCAAGAGGGCGAAGGACCTGGACGTGTCCCAGCTGGGCATCCACCCGCTCTTCA GCGCTCGCTTTGAAGACACCGAGCTGGAGAGGCTGAAGATGGTGGACAGCATTAAAACCTACAAGTCCAAGGCA ACCATCTTCGAGATCAACGCCACGTCCCGGACTCTGGCCAGCACCGTGATGCGGTCGAAGCGGCGCCACGACCATGCCCTCATCGAGAAGTACCAGCGCGGGCAGCAGGAGAAGCGGGCAGCGGCTCTCAAAGGGCAGGGGCTgtgcccgccctgccctgggcccgaggagggagaagaggaggaggaaaacctcCAG GACGTGTTCTCCACTGTGGTGGGCCAGAAGCGAAAATGGGACGGAGGGGGAGAAGACGGCGCCAGGAAAAAGCCGCAGCAGCCGGCGCAGCAGGACAATGACTTCTACATCCCGTACCGGCCCAAGGACTTTGAGAGCGAGAGGGG GCTGAGCATCGGCGGCGAGGGCAGCCCCTTTGAGCAGCAAGCAGCCGGAGCCGTCCTGGATCTCATGGGCGACGAAAACCACAACCTCAACAAGAGCAAGCAACTGCTGAAGTG ggACCGCAAGAAGAAGCGGTTCGTGGGGCAGACAGGCCAAGAGGACAAGAAGAAGGTGCGGACGGAGAGCGGGCGCTACATCAGCAGCTCCTACAAGAACAACCT CTatgaaaaatggaagcagaaatACAAGGTTGACGAGCGGGATGAGGATGAGGGACACGTACAAGGCAGggagcagttcagagggaagCGCAGGCGCGGGCAAG GGCctgggcagcccccggcccagggCAAGGTGCGCTCGGAGCTGAAGAACAAGCAGCAGATCCTGAAGCAGCGCAAGAAGGCGGCCAAGCAGCGCTTCCTGCAGAGCGGGGGGCTGAAGCGCCTGAAGGCCCGGAACCGGCAGCGGGTGCAGGAGCTGCGGCAGATGGCCTTCGGCCGGCGGGTGGGGGCCACCAAGAAGGGCAAGCTGCGGAAGAGGGTGTAG
- the CFAP73 gene encoding cilia- and flagella-associated protein 73 isoform X1 — translation MATLWCCAAAISAVLRPAPLCWPLGEEEPPGDMAFNLEEYLRTAFRDKLRLHGTVPTCDAATLLPSTRLLQKRREMAEVERALQSQRQEFRQRMERLAQRRQQLGQREEELRHVVLKFDAFLKASAARQERALRRAGEARAAGQGAETTRLRRELEGLLQLRERLARHLRSLRGFEDYLQGVLARMGQFQDVPAMLAHFGALVETRATLAQQAEAGQERLAHGRALLQRYQAEAGSQLLRTEDELTRLRARLEAAHHDVLQEESCWAHIQSAVTQKTLLLGQIKLAVLNLFQLATARLSVPTDVALEDTEARLDMVLLCMRDLAAICAELRPREPGLCPQGLPAAPSTRPLRQGGARVPLGQE, via the exons ATGGCAACACTCTGGTGTTGTGCCGCCGCCATCTCTGCCGTCCTGCGTcctgctcctctgtgctggcCCCTCGGCGAGGAGGAGCCACCAGGCGACATGGCCTTCAACCTGGAGGAGTATTTGCGCACAGCTTTCCGCGACAAGCTGCGGCTGCA CGGGACGGTGCCGACGTGTGACGCTGCCACGCTGCTGCCTTCCACACGCCTGCTGCAGAAGAGGCGGGAGATGGCGGAGGTGGAGCGGGCACTGCAGAGCCAGCGGCAG GAGTTTCGGCAGAGGATGGAGCGCCTGGCGCAGCGCCGGCAGCAGCTGGGCCAGCGGGAAGAGGAGCTCCGGCATGTCGTCCTCAAATTCGATGCCTTCCTCaag GCTTCGGCAGCGAGGCAGGAGCGGGCGCTGCGGCGGGCAGGCGAGGcgcgggcagcagggcagggtgccGAGACCACCCGCCTGCGCCgggagctggaggggctgctACAGCTCAGGGAGCGCCTGGCCCGGCACCTGCGGAGCCTCCGTGGCTTCGAGGACTACCTGCAGGGCGTGCTGGCCAGGATGGGGCAG tTCCAGGACGTCCCGGCCATGCTGGCCCATTTTGGGGCGCTGGTGGAGACGCGGGCAACCCTGGCGCAGCAGGCAGAAGCTGGGCAGGAGCGGCTGGCCCACGGCCGGGCACTGCTCCAGCGGTACCAGGCGGAGGCCGGCAGCCAGCTCCTGCGCACCGAGGACGAGCTGACCCGGCTCCGCGCACGCCTGGAGGCTGCCCACCATGACGTGCTGCAGGAG GAGTCCTGCTGGGCCCACATCCAGAGCGCGGTCACCCAGAAgaccctgctgctggggcagatCAAGCTGGCCGTGCTCAACCTCTTCCAGCTTGCCACCGCCCGGCTCAGTGTCCCCACAGATGTGGCCCTGGAGGACACTGAGGCCCGGCTGGACATG GTGCTGCTCTGCATGCGGGACCTGGCTGCCATCTGTGCCGAGCTGCGCCCCAGGGAGCCggggctgtgtccccagggcttgcctgcagcccccagcacccgccCACTGCGCCAGGGGGGTGCCAGGGTGCCCCTGGGCCAGGAATAG
- the CFAP73 gene encoding cilia- and flagella-associated protein 73 isoform X2: MATLWCCAAAISAVLRPAPLCWPLGEEEPPGDMAFNLEEYLRTAFRDKLRLHGTVPTCDAATLLPSTRLLQKRREMAEVERALQSQRQEFRQRMERLAQRRQQLGQREEELRHVVLKFDAFLKASAARQERALRRAGEARAAGQGAETTRLRRELEGLLQLRERLARHLRSLRGFEDYLQGVLARMGQFQDVPAMLAHFGALVETRATLAQQAEAGQERLAHGRALLQRYQAEAGSQLLRTEDELTRLRARLEAAHHDVLQEVLLCMRDLAAICAELRPREPGLCPQGLPAAPSTRPLRQGGARVPLGQE, translated from the exons ATGGCAACACTCTGGTGTTGTGCCGCCGCCATCTCTGCCGTCCTGCGTcctgctcctctgtgctggcCCCTCGGCGAGGAGGAGCCACCAGGCGACATGGCCTTCAACCTGGAGGAGTATTTGCGCACAGCTTTCCGCGACAAGCTGCGGCTGCA CGGGACGGTGCCGACGTGTGACGCTGCCACGCTGCTGCCTTCCACACGCCTGCTGCAGAAGAGGCGGGAGATGGCGGAGGTGGAGCGGGCACTGCAGAGCCAGCGGCAG GAGTTTCGGCAGAGGATGGAGCGCCTGGCGCAGCGCCGGCAGCAGCTGGGCCAGCGGGAAGAGGAGCTCCGGCATGTCGTCCTCAAATTCGATGCCTTCCTCaag GCTTCGGCAGCGAGGCAGGAGCGGGCGCTGCGGCGGGCAGGCGAGGcgcgggcagcagggcagggtgccGAGACCACCCGCCTGCGCCgggagctggaggggctgctACAGCTCAGGGAGCGCCTGGCCCGGCACCTGCGGAGCCTCCGTGGCTTCGAGGACTACCTGCAGGGCGTGCTGGCCAGGATGGGGCAG tTCCAGGACGTCCCGGCCATGCTGGCCCATTTTGGGGCGCTGGTGGAGACGCGGGCAACCCTGGCGCAGCAGGCAGAAGCTGGGCAGGAGCGGCTGGCCCACGGCCGGGCACTGCTCCAGCGGTACCAGGCGGAGGCCGGCAGCCAGCTCCTGCGCACCGAGGACGAGCTGACCCGGCTCCGCGCACGCCTGGAGGCTGCCCACCATGACGTGCTGCAGGAG GTGCTGCTCTGCATGCGGGACCTGGCTGCCATCTGTGCCGAGCTGCGCCCCAGGGAGCCggggctgtgtccccagggcttgcctgcagcccccagcacccgccCACTGCGCCAGGGGGGTGCCAGGGTGCCCCTGGGCCAGGAATAG